From the Emys orbicularis isolate rEmyOrb1 chromosome 19, rEmyOrb1.hap1, whole genome shotgun sequence genome, the window GCTGATCCGGATTCCCTCCCTACGGGCAGGTGCATAGGGGGGAATCGGATCTCCCCACCCTCCCGGGGGGTATATCCATGGAGCTGATCCCGATTCCtcgtctcttcccccccaccccccggggacAGGTCCATGGGGCCGATCCCGATCCGGATTGCCCCGCCCTAGCGCTGACCTGGCTCCCCCTCCCGGGCTGGCCgggccccgggctgggctgccgggctctggctccaggcagggcgggaagagcagctgctgcaggagggagAAGTCGGGGGGGTGCCCGTCCAGGAACAGCTCCCCCTCCATGCGCGGGGCCGGGAGCCTCGCTGCGGGGAGCGGCCGGAGCAAGGCcgcagccccaggtggggggcgggggggggacttAACCGGACACACCTGGGCAGCCGGGGCCTCGCCCTATAAGAGCCCGGAGGGCCGGGGCGGCCTGGGCTGGAGGGACTCTggccaggtggggtggggtgggggtctctcGTGTCTCTTTGTGCTggtacctgggggggggggtgatgtccACCTGCCCCAGCAGTTGGGTGTCTGCCccctctggggggaggggctgcagaggttttgcagctgggagggggcagggccctgcctggctctgccaaGCCCTGAAGCATGGGAGGACCCCGGAGCGGCTCccccaggagcaggggcaggagctcTCAGTCCGGTCGGGCTGGGGGAGACCcggacaccccacccccccggtcTCCCCCTTGCCCTGGCTGTGGATGGTGAGCGCCACCTTGGGGTGATTCTCCCCCCACCTAGCAGCGCAGCCCCCGCCTCAGctagtccctgccccccagtcaGTGGGGCAGCCCCAGAGGCAACCTGACAGGTGAGTGACCCACAGCTGTGAGCGCTGGATGGGATGGgttggagacaccccccccccccccggggtacTGCTGTGGTTATGCCAAGGGTGCATTTGCTCagacttccctcccctccccctgccactctggcctgggctatgcagggggtcagactaggtgCTCccaggggtcccttctggcctggggatCTGTGCATGCAGCCAGGGCCCTGCTGGGCCTGGGAGCCCCTCGGGCGCATGGTGCTGCACGTGGCAGGCAGAGCGGCTGGACGGTCCAGAGGCTACAGCAATGGAGCTGGGGCTTGGTTTAATCCCTAGCTGGGCCAGTGCTGTCCTGCATGGCACGGGCAGGTCCCTGGGTCGGGGGAGATCTTTGGGGCTGGGTCATTGGACCGACTGTAATACCCCCAATGAACAAGCCTGGGGGAAgagtgggggatgggtggggagatGGTCGAATGGGTTTCTGCTGCACCACTTGTGCACATCTCATGGGAGGGTGGAGGCTGCCCCAAAGGGCAGGGGCACGGCCCCATCAGtacaatgcagccacctctggggtgggacacaaCCGCTGTTTGTCAACCAGACAGCAAGAGTTTAGCAGAGGGTggggtgtgtctgtctgtctgggggcagaTGCGGTGTCCTCTCTTTGCAGAAAGGTAAAATAGTCAGCACGGGGACAGGCATTTGGCTGGCAAAGCTGGTTCCTGGCTTTCAATGGGATCCGGCCCCCAGGATGCTGGGGAGTCTGGCAGCTCAGCTCCCCTTCAGCATCCTGCTGAGTCGAGCACCGATGccaagggttagggttagggttacccAGCGCcagcccagccagctcctgtgtgTGGTGGTAAGACACCTGCTAGGAGCGTGTGTAATCCAGTAACCCCCTTGTCTTCCCTGGCTGATGTTCAGCCAACTCCCGTGCTCCAGGGGGGCTGCAGAAGGGTTCCGGTTCTGCAGCTGCCTGTGAGGCGCCGAAGCCCCTCAGCCTGTGGTGGTGGCACCAAGGAGGGGTAAATCTTCTACCACTGACGCTCAGCCCAGCTGTAACGAGTGCTCGGCTCAGGCTGGAGAGCGAGCGGCTCTCTGCTCCCTACTGCGCCCGTGCGGACAGTCCCAGGGCCGGGGAAGAGAGCAGGCAGCGTGTTGTACAAACGTGAGCTTTAATAATAAAATGTGGCTGCGGGAGGGGCAGTGGCCCTGATCCTGAGGTTACAGGGTGAGCGACGGTGACCAGCCCAGAGAATatgctgctttggtccctgccGTCCCACGTTAAATGGCACAGAGAACGCACCAAGGCCCCTAATGTATATTAAAGCACGCCATGAGAAACTGACCTCCAGGCAGGGCGAATGCAGAGCGACCCCCGCTGGCTCCCCACAACCTGACCTCCTTCCGCTCCCCGGGATGGGCTGTGGGGTTTGTTAACCAACACCAATAAATACACGTTCCCTGAACAGAAAAGGTAGGGCTGTTGTACggccccctctcctcctctgtcccaCGTCGCCTCTGGGGCTGTGAGcacaggtgctggggagggggtggcagagctgggatagattCGGGGGGGTTATTCTAGCATCTTTGCTGCTgccatcttcctcctcttccccccacccgcccccaggCCTGTAGGAAGCTCAGCACTTCACCCTGGGCCTATAAAactaacaacccctccccccacctctccatgTCACCAGCAGGCCCCCAGGGGGAGTTTTCTCCGACCAGCCCCCCCTTGCTTTGGGCTCTCTCAGGCCCAGCCCCAGAGCCACGGGCAGCCCCGAGACTCCTCCAGCCTTCAGTGGGGCTTGGGAACGTGGCCATCCACATAGAAGTTCCTGGTGATTTTGGGCAGGGTGAACTCCGCCCCCTCCAGCTCTTTGGTGAGGATGATCTGACAGCCGAGCCGGGAGTTCTCCTGCAGCTGTGGGGCCAGGTCCAGCATGTCTTCCTCCCTAGGGAAGCCGAAGAGTCAAGGGTGAGTCCGCGTGGCAGGGGGACATGAGCTGGTTGGCAGCATTTTCCAGGCTGAACGCAGGCGACTgtttcactgaaatgcagccgcactggggggggaggaggggggagggcagcagctgaacagcccccccccccccccccccgcagtattGCAAAGAGAAAGAACAGGCTTGGGGCTAAAACACTGGGCCCCAGGAGCCCTGGGTTCGAGTCACAGCTTCGGCAATGCTTGCGGTGACCGGGGAGGAGGGGCACTGACtggctctgggcctcagtttccctcacctgtaaaatggagaaaattCTTCATTGGTCTGTTTAGATGGTGAGGAGCagggaccctgctgctgcacccAGCACAACGGGGGGCCGCTCTCGCTCACCCAGCACACGGGGGGAGGAATACAGCGTTAGGCTCTCGCAGAGCCCTGCcctcctggtgtgtgtgtgtgggcagcagggcccaggcgcCCAGAGGCCGTTACCTTTCGTCAGGGACAGGCAGCTTGTCCACCAAGTCCTGGCTCACGTAGACGTGGCAGGTGGAGCAAGCCAGGGAGGCTTCGCAGGCGCCTGGGAACACAAGAGCGGAGGGTCAGGGGGCAGACAAGGCCCCTGCagtggaaggggggagggggtgcctgagctgcccccagggagaagggggagcctAGCCGTGTGCCTGCAGTGAGGGCAGACTACATGAGTCCCtcacctctgacccctcccccctcctgcccccgggtCCAGCTCTGGGACACCCTCCAGCAGCCTGACTGCCTCAGTGCCCCCACTCTGGattcttggggggaagaggagtccGGCTACAGGAAGGAACGTGGGGGGACCATGAGCTTgaccccgccctgccccttcccacctccctgcaTCATGGCCCCCCTCTGGGGACTTGGCAAATCCCCtgaaatgcagggaggggggagggagcactGAAGAGATTCCAAGTGCTCCTGTGGCCATACCAGACGCTGGCAGCTGCCGGGGCCCAGGGAGTGCCTGACTCACGCCGGCCCACGGAGCTGTCTGCATCCCCGATTGTCTAccacccagcccagggcaggggagggcagagcgGCACAGACCTTCCAGTTCGATGTTGTGCCTCTGGGCCAGGCGCAGCACGTCCTCCCCCACGCACCCCTGCACGGGGATCCGGCGCCCGGAACGGTCAATGAAAACCACATTCACTCtaaaggagggaagggggggtgttggggaaacaCAATCAGATCCGGCCACCTCCTGCAGCCACTGGAAGACGGGGGCTAGCAGGATTATATAGAGTGAATAGAGCCAGGGCTGCTgacgggggtgagggggatcAGTTCTCAGGGCACACGCAGCAGACCTCCAAATGTCAGGGCAGCCTGCGAGCCAGCTGGAATGGGACCACGTGGCAATCCTGGTGCTTCTCTCTTCCACCAGGGTGATTGACAGGCATTAGCCACACGCCAGCCACAGGTTGCACAGCGCATTACAGAGCAAGGTCAGGCTCATCCTAGTCATgtgacaggtggggaaactgaggcacagagcaagccagagacttgcccaagtggcagagctgggaacagaaccctggTCTCCCGAATCCCAGCCCAGCGCTGCACCCATGTGGCCATGCTGCCACTCTTGTGGggctgcagagccccccccccccaggaccccattcTCTGAGCCCCCCTacagagggcaggggcaggatctGGAACTATCATTTGGATACCCCAGTGCTCACATCCGCCTAGTGAGGGAGGCAGGTACGATCCTCGTTTTACTGACCAGGGACAAagaggggcagtgacttgccagaggtcacacagggagttggggtcagccctgggattagaacccaggcatcctgcacCCCAGTGCTGCGCTCAGCCCACTACTGCCCCACATCCTTCTGGACCAGGTCTGGCAGCCTCTGAAAACAGAGACCGTCCTGGCTGAGGAGGCAGCGTAACTCCTCCAACGCGATGGCTGCAAAAAGGGCCTGGTACTCACATGTCGCCCGCGGGCTCCACTGTGCAGCTCTCGTCTTCCGCCTGGAACACCCCTGGGAAAAATACATTGCAACTCAGCTAGCAGACGACCTCCCCGGGGCCTGTCAGCCCAGCCCGAGCGGGGCAGGAGCTTGAAAGCTCACGGGGCAAACAGTGTACTGGGACGGTACCCGAGGAGGTGGCGCAGGGATGTCCCTgacggggcagggggaggcagcagggatggGAATGGCAGGTTAAAATAGGCCCAGTTCGAATAGGCAATGGACAGAATGAGCATCAGGCTCAAGCCCATGTATACGGCAGGACCATTAATCCCAACTGGACCGAGACTGTGGGAAggtgcctaagggaattaggagcCCAATTCACACTGAAAGGCAGCGGGAAGTGGGGTGCGTCCTGTAGGCGCCCAACACCCAACGCGTGACACGCAGGCTCCTGCAGAACAAGTCAGCCTCGTGCGCAGCCGGGCGTCGGACACCAGGGCACACCCCGTTTGCACCATTCGCACCAGCACCGTGCGACTTGCACGGGGGTGGCGCACGCCGGTTGCAATCACACCCCACTAGGGGGAGAATTGTGACATGAGTCTGGTGGGGCTCAGCCCAGTTCACAGgggtcccccccccgccccatggcagctccagctgggaggcCCGAGGCGGGGCAGGCCAGGGCCGAGCCCGCTTCTCCCCCGTGGCTGTGGGGGCCCCACGCGCGGCTCTGCCCTAGCTCGGGGGGCCCCGCCCCACGGAGAcgggggggggctgcccccccggccccgccccacctGCCGTGCGGAAGCCCCGCGCCGGGCGGAGCCGCAGCCCCCCGgccgcccccagcagcagccgagTCACAGCCCCGCCACCGGCGGCCACGGAGGCCGCCATGACAGGCGTCACGTGATCCAGGCCGAGGTCAGAGGTCACTGGCGGCGGCTGCTGAGTCTAGGAGACAGGCGGGACCAGGAGGGAGGCGGAGGGGCGGGGCcatgccgggggggaggggggggctgggaccaggagggagttggggggctggggccatgccgggggggaggggctgggaccaggagggggttggggggctggggccatgccaggggggggctggggctacgccaggggcaggagggggggggaattgggaccaggagggggttggggccatGCTAGGGGGTAGGGGCTGGgaccaggagggggttggggggctggggccatgccgggggggaggggctgggaccaggagggggttggggccatgccaggggggggctggggctacgcccggggcggggggggg encodes:
- the FDX2 gene encoding ferredoxin-2, mitochondrial, whose amino-acid sequence is MAASVAAGGGAVTRLLLGAAGGLRLRPARGFRTAGVFQAEDESCTVEPAGDIVNVVFIDRSGRRIPVQGCVGEDVLRLAQRHNIELEGACEASLACSTCHVYVSQDLVDKLPVPDEREEDMLDLAPQLQENSRLGCQIILTKELEGAEFTLPKITRNFYVDGHVPKPH